The genomic segment atctctgatgtccctctggaatgctacccttgctcggatttcatcaaccttgttgtcaagagactggacattggcaagaagaatgctagggagtggtgcacgatgtgcccgtctccggagtctgaccagaagaccgcttcgtttccctctttttctgagtcgtttttttttttttttttttggtcgctgcatgtgatccactcggttacactggttgtaaggcagaacacaggatccgcatcgcgaaaaacatattcttggtcgtactgatggtgagttgacgctgatcttatattcagtagttcttctcggctgtatgtaaagaaacctaagatgacctggggtactagtgtaagaaataacacgtaaaaaaaacaaaaaactgcatagtttcctaggaacgcgaagcgaggcggccatctctgtcggcgccggaagtaccggAAGTACTTGCTCCTCACTTCACCGTGAATCTCAGTGTTTGAAAATAACTGTTTTTAAAATGCTTTAATCCCTTACACTTGTGGAAATAGGCCTATATGCATAGGGTCAAATGGATATGCTTCTAACAGAACTACAAAAAGCATATGCAtgaccatggtagcaattgaaagaaCACTTTGGAGATTTATGGGGAAATTATCAgaacaacagttcacctgacacaaggctgaatccaaacattacactctTGGTTTTATGTGCATttcatttactgtacttttcattTGTCaataacgaaatctgaaaatactctggatgcATCATTTTGGAAGATTATTCTAGTACCAACGTGGCTAGCTAAGTTTTACAAATCTTAGTGTTAGGCTTTCAAAAGGCACTTCAGACAATCAGATCGTAATATTGGTGTGCATAGAATGGAGTCAAGTGCATCCAAGTGAATGTTCTTTTGATAATCATTTTCTTCACAATTCGACAAACGGGCTCATTcttttcaggacaacccagggtataactcAGGTCAGCCTTCTAACTGTGGATCTAACATAGCGATCATAAACGTtgatactgtacattttttaaatgtaagttttctaatatggaaatgtgaagtgcacatttggactcatggcTGTGTGGTTTGCTTGTACGACGTCAAAGCGGTATTCATTATAATCCTCAATGTCTCGTCTTTCAGAACACATCAAGTCCTTTCGATtcacagcatttccctcactcagacaacaaatgtGCAAAAGTAGCGGAATGGATGGGGACATCTTCCTGTCGCACACGGTGCTCAAGTTTATAATGACTGTCAGTCAAAAGCCATACAGCGTTGTGAAGCAGAGAACCTgagctctgacatcatgtatagcatgtACAGCCACTCTGGTCCAATTTAGGCACTGACTGTATCAATGACAAAATGTGCCATTTTCAACCCTTATATGGGATTACAGGGACTGTGAGTGGAAAGGGTTCATTTTTgagtattttagtattttattaggatccccattagctgcttctaatgcagtagctactcttcctggggtccacacggAACAttgatagacaagaacagctcaaggacagagctACATACATGTATATGATAATATAAAGGTTCTGTACTGAGATAACAGAGAGAATtatactataggcctacatagTCCAGACATGGTGAATGACTGTGTTTCTAACATGTCTTCCTGCCATGTGCTCTCCCAGGGTCGTCTGCAGTCCCAGGACAGTGGGAAGCATCTGCATGATGTGGAGGACCTGCTGCAGACTCACAACCTGGTGGAGGCAGACATCTCAGCCCAGGCAGAGAGGGTCCGCGGGGTCCAGAGAGCTGCTCAGCGCTTCACCTCCGACCAACAGGGTGAGACTACACAAGTGTTATACACACATTGTTACTGTTTGAGTAATTTtgaaaaatataacatttgactACTATGCAACATTTGTTTGGTTGCCCCTCCACTGCTAACTAAATAACTAGCTAtttttctccatctttctctctcagtctacAAGCCGTGTGAGCCGGCGCTGGTGGGAGAGAAGGTGTCTCTGCTGGGCCGGGCCTATGAGGAGCTGGGCCAGCTGGCTGGGGAGCGGAGGGAGCGCCTGGAGGCCTCACGGCGCCTCTGGCAGTTCCTGTGGGAGATTGGAGAAGAGGCGGCCTGGATCAGAGAGCAGGAGCAGATCCTGTCAGGAGGAGACTCTGGCCGCGACCTCACCTCCGCCCTGCACCTCCTCAGTAAGCACGAGGCCTTCAGGGACGAGATGGCAGCCCGCTACGGTCCTCTCGGCCACAGCATTGCCGCCGGACAAACTCTGGTGGAGGAGGGACACTTTGGAGCCCCAGAGTGCACTGAGAGGATCAGGGACGTACGTGCTCAGTGGGCACACCTGGAGGAGGTCAGTGGGCAGGGGAAAGGAAAAGGAGATGGACAAGTCTAGAGAGTAGTCAGTCCACAAGCAAAATTAATATATAGAGTATTAGTATTTGAGAAGTTGATGTATTTCCTCTGTTTGTATTCtgattccttctctctccctgcgtCCCCAGACATCCCAGCTGAGGGAAGTGCAGCTGAAGGAGGCGGTGGCCCTGCACCAGTTCCAGACTGATGCCAATGACATGGAGGCCTGGATCTTGGAGACGCTGCGCCAGGTGTCCAGTCAGGAGGTGGGCCACGACGAGTTCTCCACCCAGACCCTAGCCCGCAagcagagggaggtggaggaggagatccAGAGCCACCGCACCCTCATCGACTCCCTGCATGAGCAGGCCCTCGGCCTGCCCCCGGTCCATGCAAACGCCCCTCAGGTCAGTTACCCCTGGAACAGTATACCAAACCAACTCCCAGTTTCTACACTACTGCACACTCTcccgctgtttctctctctttctgatatATACAGACACTGGCCCATACGTATTACATACAGACTCTCTCCGCTTAAGTGAGACATATTTTATTTATCGTTCCCATTCTGTATTTCTTGACTTGTTATTAACTCTGGTTAGAGGAGTGTCTTCTGGCTGACTGGTTGTTATTGACACAGCTAGAAGATGCTTCTCTTACCAGACTGATTGTtgctgtctgtgtaggtggaggGGCGTCTGCCTGCTATTGAGCAGCGCTATGAGGAGCTGGTGTCTCTGTCTGCATCGCGGCGTCAGGCCCTGGAGGGGGCGCTGGCCCTCTACCGCATGTACAGCGAGGCGGGCGCCTGCCAGCTGTGGGTGGGGGAGAAGGAACAGTGGCTGGACGGCATAATGATCCCCACCAAACTGGAAGACCTGGAGGTGGTGCAgcagaggtgagctggggaagggaGGAATAAGGGAGGAGTGTTAGAATGATGTTATAAGAAGAAAGAAATGATCTGTAGGCAATGATTTAAATGGCCTTTCCTTGAGCGATATCGATCTGCATACTCACTGTGCTCCGGTGTATGAAGCGGATATCAAACTGAATATGTCTCTTCTTTTTAACATCAAAACAACATTTGAGTATGATAATATTTCACCTTTAGTCTCCCTTGTAGAGACAAAGCAATGGAAATATGAGTGATGCGAAATGAGACTGTCtgatgtatctgtgtgtctgcaggTTTGAGACCCTGGAGCCTGAGATGAACAACCTGGGGACTCGTATCTCTGATGTCAACCAGGTGGCCCAGCAGCTCCTGGGATCAGACAACCGCAGCAAAGAGCAGATCCACCAGACACAAGACCAGCTTAACAACAGGTTAGCAGTACTCGACATGTCTCGGACatgaaaaacacacataccatcTGATACACAGCCAATACTCTGTATAAAGTTAGCACTGGGAACAGGTATTGAGACTTCCCCTTGCTCTGGTCCCCAGGTGGAAGGAGTTCCAGCGTCTGGCGGACCAGAGGAAACATGCCCTGGAGTCGGCCCTCAACATCCAGAACTACCACCTGGAGTGTAACGAGATCCAGAGCTGGATGAGAGAGAAGACCAAGGTGATCGAGTCCACCGAGAGCCTGGGCAACGACCTGGCTGGTGTCATGGCCCTGCAGCGCAAACTCACCggcatggagagagacctggaggcCATTCAGGTACGGCAGGGTCAACGGTTATGGAGGTGGACAAAGACTTAGGGTAAACCTAATGAAACCACAGCATCAGATCATTTTAAAGAGATGATCAGTATTAACTGTTAAAGACATCATCAATACTTTGAATAATTTTATGTCACATGTTGATGACAACCAGGTATATTTTCCATATCTTTTCAGGGTAAGTTGGACGACCTGAGAAATGAGGCAGAGAAGCTGGCTGAGGAGCACCCGGACCAGGCCGAGGAGATCCATGCCCACCTGGGGGGGATCCAGGAGGTGTGGGAGGAGCTCAACGCCACCATGAAGCGTCGTGAGGAGTCTCTGGGCGAGGCCAGTAAGCTGCAGGGATTCCTCCGGGACCTGGATGACTTCCAGTCCTGGCTGTCCCGCACACAGACCGCCGTGGCGTCTGAGGACATCCCTACCTCGCTGCCAGAGGCTGAGCGCCTGCTCTCCCAGCACGAGAGCATCAAGAACGAATGGGACAACTACAAGGAGGACTATGAGAAGATGCGGGCGGTGGGTGATGAGGTGACTCAGGGCCAGACGGACGCCCAGTACATGTTCCTGGCCCAGAGGCTGCAGGCGCTGGACACCGGCTGGCAAGATCTGCGCCGCATGTGGGAGAACCGCCACAGCCTGCTGGCCCAAGCTTTCGACTTCCAGACCTTCTTGAGAGATGTCAAGCAGGCTGAGGGCTTCCTCAACAGCCAGGTGAGGACCAGGACACCAGGGAAGGAGAAGAAACATACAAATATACTGTTTATCTTGATGAAGTTACTaatagttctctctccctctataggaGTATGTGCTGTCCCACACTGAGATGCCCTCCAGCCTGCAGGGAGCAGAGGAGGCCATCAAGAAGCACGAGGACTTCCTGACCACCATGGAGGCCAGCGAGGAGAAGATCACGGGCGTGGTGGAGGCTGGACGCCGTCTGGTCAACGACCTCAACGCCAACTCTGACAAGATCCAGGAGAAGGCCGACTCCATCCAGGAGAGACATCAGAAGAATAGGGAAGCTGCAAATGAACTCCTCTCTAAACTGAAGGACAACCGTGAACTTCAGCACTTCCTGCAGGACGGACAGGAGGTACAAACCATCAACTAACTCTTACTATAATAATGGTGGTGTGATACATTTAATTGAGACGCTCTTTGTCCTGTATTCAGAAATCTGACAAATCAGTAGTCAAGGTAATTAACCTGAGGTACAGTTCATTGAGTAATATCATTCTCCTTTTCCTCTGCAGCTGACTCTGTGGATCAATGAGAAGATGCTGACAGCTCAGGACATGTCGTATGACGAGGCCAGGAACCTCCACAGCAAGTGGCAGAAACACCAGGCCTTCATGGCTGAGCTGGCCTCCAACAAGGACTGGCTGGACAAGATCGACAAGGTACAGTATGACTATGAAGGATTAAATATTCAAGAGAGGAAAAGTGGAAAAATAAATCAGAAAAGGTGTGTGTGCCAGTATTTtactgtctgactctctctcccctctcccccgttAGGAGGGCCAACTGCTGGTGACAGAGAAGCCGGAGCTGCAGCCTGTTGTCCAACAGACTCTTGAAGGCCTGCAGAGCCAGTGGGAGGAGCTAGAGAGCACTACGCGCGCCAAGGCACAGTGCCTCTTCGATGCCAACAGGGCAGAGCTTTTCACCCAAAGCTGCTCTGCCCTGGACATTTGGCTGAAGAACCTGTCAGGACAGCTGCAGAGTGACGACTTCGGAAAGGATCTGACATCCGTCAACATCCTGCTCAAGAAGCACCAGGTGGGTGACATTACACTGTCCAATCCAAGCATCATCTTTACCACTTCAAGTCCTCAGTTGTCATACTCCTTTGTGACCATTTGAATGGATAAGTGTCACTTCAATATAAAAGAGGTAATAACAAACATGCTCTCCTTCTCCCCGTGTCTCTGTGTAGATGCTGGAGCACCAGATGGAGGTGCGTGAGAAAGAGGTGCAGTCGCTGCAGTCCCAGGCACTGGCGCTGTCCCAGGACGATGCTGGTGTGgcggtggtggaggtggacggCCAGCAGAGGAGAGTCACTGACAGCTTCTCCCAGCTCCAGGACCCCCTCAACCAGAGGAGGCAGCAACTGCTGGCATCCAAGGAGGCCCACCAGttcaacagagacctggaggatgaGATTGTGAGTGGGACCACCTGACTCTAAATTCAGAGATTTTAATAGTGAATCATCATGTGTGTTGTATGCACAGTTTTCTCCTGTTTGTAATTCTTGTTTACTTTCTTCCGTCACTTAGCTGTGGGTGAAGGAGAGGATGCCCCTCGCCACCTCCACAGACCATGGCAAGGACCTGCCCAGTGTACAGCTGCTCATCAAGAAGAACCAGGTGCAGAGATGAGGGAGGAAGTCTGGACTTCTATCAGAGTGAAAGGACAGTGGGAGGAAATAATTCACATTGGAGAAGAGATGTTGCATTTGGCTAAACCTTTGTTTTGTCTCCCAGACTTTGCAGAAGGAGATCCAGGGCCACCAGCCCCGTATTGATGACATCCAGACCCACCGCAGGGGGATGTCCCCAGGGAAGGAGGAGGTGGACGGGGAGTGGCAGTCTGCTCTGGAGCAACGTCTGGTGGAGCTCCGGGAGTCCTGGGCCCAGCTCATCGCTGAGACAGATGAGCGCCACGCCCGGCTAGTGGAAGCTAACCGCGCCCAGCAGTTCTACACCGACGCTGCCGAGGCCGAGGCCTGGATGGGAGAGCAGGAGCTACACATGATGTCAGAGGACAAGGCCAAGGTGAGTGGAGAGACGGGCTGTAGCAAAGACAGGCTGTAGTTAAAAAGCTTTCTGTGTTAATGATGATGCTAATGATGTCCATTCTGCACACTCGATTGCTTTGTTTATCCTTTGCTTAATGATGCTGACTCCATATCTGTGATGTGTGTGACCCAGGATGAGCAGAGTGCTCTGGTGATGGTGAAGAAGCACCAGACACTAGAACAGGCCCTGGAGGACTACGCCCAGCCCATCCACCAGCTGGCCAACAGCAGCCGCACCATGATGACCAGCGAACACCCAGAGAGGTGAGAGAACACAACAGGTTAATAATGTGGGGTTGGGCCAATAGCCAAgcaagcgttgggccagtaaccaagtaagcgttgggccagtaaccaagtaagcgttgggccagtaaccaagtaagcgttgggccagtaaccaagtaagcgttgggccagtaaccaagtaagcgttgggccagtaaccaagtaagcgttgggccagtaaccaagtaagcgttgggccagtaaccaagtaagcgttgggccagtagccaagcaagcgttgggccagtaaccaagcaagcgttgggccagtaaccaagtaagcgttgggccagtaaccaagtaagcgttgggccagtgaccaagtaagcgttgggccagtgaccaagtaagcgttgggccagtagccaagcaagcgttgggccagtaaccaagcaagcgttgggccagtaaccaagtaagcgttgggccagtaaccaagtaagcgttgggccagtaaccaagtaagcattgggccagtaaccaagtaagcgttgggccagtaaccaagtaagcgttgggccagtaaccaagtaagcgttgggccagtaaccaagtaagcgttgggccagtaaccaagtaagcgttgggccagtagccaagcaagcgttggtccagtaaccaagcaagcgttgggccagtaaccaagtaagcgttgggccagtaaccaagtaagcgttgggccagtaaccaagtaagcgttgggccagtaaccaagtaagcgttgggccagtagccaagcaagcgttgggccagtagccaagcaagcgttgggccagtaaccaagcaagcgttgggccagtaaccaagtaAGCGTTGGGCCAATAAGATTTAACTACAGCCACAATGTTCCTCTCATTACAACTGGCCTGACTCTCTCATGACAACTGGCCTGACTCTCTCATTACAACTGGCCTGACTCTCTCTTATTCGCCACTACTATTAGCGAGCGTATCAACCTACGGCAAGCCCAGGTGGACAAGCTGTACGCAGGGCTGAAGGACCTGGCTGAGGAGCGTCGTGGGCGTCTCCAGGAGAGGCTGAGGCTGACCCAGCTGAAGAGAGAAGTGGACGACCTGGAGCAGTGGATCGCTGAGAGGGAGGTGGTGGCTGGATCCCATGAGCTGGGACAGGACTACGAACATGTCACAGTGAGTAACACTTTTCTACTGTAGTTACTCTGCAGACTATCAGTGACATTTCAACTATCTACTAGCCCTAACCCTGAACTTAACCTTTATcctaaccccagcactaaccttaacccttattctaaacctaactgtaaccttagcaagcagttgcttatcaacagatagtttg from the Oncorhynchus tshawytscha isolate Ot180627B linkage group LG33, Otsh_v2.0, whole genome shotgun sequence genome contains:
- the LOC112231300 gene encoding spectrin beta chain, non-erythrocytic 1-like isoform X3, with translation MELDHQRAKEPCLSPAAFVNQVQYSNILEGRFKQLQDEREAVQKKTFTKWVNSHLGRVTCRIGDLYTDLRDGRMLIRLLEVLSGEQLPKPTKGRMRIHCLENVDKALQFLKEQKVHLENMGSHDIVDGNHRLTLGLIWTIILRFQIQDISVETEGNKERKSAKEALLLWCQMKTAGYPNVNVHNFTTSWRDGLAFNAIVHKHRPDVIEFDTLKRSNAHYNLQNAFNTAENKLGLTKLLDPEDVNVDQPDEKSIITYVATYYHYFSKMKALAVEGKRVGKVLDYAIEADQLVGNYESLASELLQWIEQTILTLNDRQLANSLNGVQNQLQAFNTYRTVEKPPKFTEKGNLEVLLFTIQSKMRANNQKVYIPREGKLISDINKAWERLEKAEHERELALRNELIRQEKLEMLAARFDRKAAMRETWLSENQRLVSQDNFGVDLGAVEAATRKHEAIETDIGAYGERVAAVEAVARELEAENYHDVRRVLARRDNVLRLWEYLKDLLAARRERLHAHRDLQRLLEEMRYIMDWMGDMKGRLQSQDSGKHLHDVEDLLQTHNLVEADISAQAERVRGVQRAAQRFTSDQQVYKPCEPALVGEKVSLLGRAYEELGQLAGERRERLEASRRLWQFLWEIGEEAAWIREQEQILSGGDSGRDLTSALHLLSKHEAFRDEMAARYGPLGHSIAAGQTLVEEGHFGAPECTERIRDVRAQWAHLEETSQLREVQLKEAVALHQFQTDANDMEAWILETLRQVSSQEVGHDEFSTQTLARKQREVEEEIQSHRTLIDSLHEQALGLPPVHANAPQVEGRLPAIEQRYEELVSLSASRRQALEGALALYRMYSEAGACQLWVGEKEQWLDGIMIPTKLEDLEVVQQRFETLEPEMNNLGTRISDVNQVAQQLLGSDNRSKEQIHQTQDQLNNRWKEFQRLADQRKHALESALNIQNYHLECNEIQSWMREKTKVIESTESLGNDLAGVMALQRKLTGMERDLEAIQGKLDDLRNEAEKLAEEHPDQAEEIHAHLGGIQEVWEELNATMKRREESLGEASKLQGFLRDLDDFQSWLSRTQTAVASEDIPTSLPEAERLLSQHESIKNEWDNYKEDYEKMRAVGDEVTQGQTDAQYMFLAQRLQALDTGWQDLRRMWENRHSLLAQAFDFQTFLRDVKQAEGFLNSQEYVLSHTEMPSSLQGAEEAIKKHEDFLTTMEASEEKITGVVEAGRRLVNDLNANSDKIQEKADSIQERHQKNREAANELLSKLKDNRELQHFLQDGQELTLWINEKMLTAQDMSYDEARNLHSKWQKHQAFMAELASNKDWLDKIDKEGQLLVTEKPELQPVVQQTLEGLQSQWEELESTTRAKAQCLFDANRAELFTQSCSALDIWLKNLSGQLQSDDFGKDLTSVNILLKKHQMLEHQMEVREKEVQSLQSQALALSQDDAGVAVVEVDGQQRRVTDSFSQLQDPLNQRRQQLLASKEAHQFNRDLEDEILWVKERMPLATSTDHGKDLPSVQLLIKKNQTLQKEIQGHQPRIDDIQTHRRGMSPGKEEVDGEWQSALEQRLVELRESWAQLIAETDERHARLVEANRAQQFYTDAAEAEAWMGEQELHMMSEDKAKDEQSALVMVKKHQTLEQALEDYAQPIHQLANSSRTMMTSEHPESERINLRQAQVDKLYAGLKDLAEERRGRLQERLRLTQLKREVDDLEQWIAEREVVAGSHELGQDYEHVTMLRDKFREFARDTSTIGQERVDAVNGQADDLIESGHPENASVAEWKDGLNEAWADLLELIDTRTQMLAASYELHRFHQDAREAMGRVREKKEALPSDLGRDLNTVQHLHRQHNAYEHDIQALSGQVNQVQDDAARLQKAYAGEKAEEIHRSEHSVTEAWEDLLGAGQARRHLLLDTVEKFRFFNMVRDLMLWMDGVNLQIDAHDSPRDVSSAGLVIANHQDIKSEIETRGDSFTACNEMGHSLINNNHYAADEIREKLDQLQGKRDEINNKWQDKMDHLQIVLEVLQFGRDAYVAETWLAGQEPLVRGAELGSNVDEVESLIKRHEAFEKLAAGWEERFTLLEKLTTLEEQEIQRQREEEERARRPPTPPPTEEVAPSEAETHDARTSLDQTTLNQSVSVNGIHSDQDTSQGSDSDSVNGPGRDSGLASSRLDPSATLPSKRADPGTDAMEGMLYRKQEMESHAKKAASSFSLSSHRSWQNVYCVLRKGSLGFYKDQKSASSGIPYHGEVPISLGEAVCEVAHDYKKRKHVFKLRLGDGKEFLFQAKDETEMASWIHSIHSSIPAGGSGDHSPRGPRALNRAMTMPPISPSSADAAGVTMRNKEGKERDREKRFSFFGKKK